A single window of Gossypium hirsutum isolate 1008001.06 chromosome A10, Gossypium_hirsutum_v2.1, whole genome shotgun sequence DNA harbors:
- the LOC121207716 gene encoding E3 ubiquitin-protein ligase WAV3: MGSKWRRVKLSLGLNLCAYLPRTTDGDDDGDYHPLPSSERLSDAALLPPSNWENMVRCRTTTPLPSSHCLRLPKSLSKSSSKSSKQTCSICLMKMKQGDGHAIFTAECSHSFHFHCVASHDNQVCPVCRSKWKEIPIRSPGLDPGGWSRNDALMDVAHRLPVPQRNLNQWHIRGPEPGVFNDDESLDHLPVIAESNNTLDNTSDTTIKIETYPEVSTAPRSHSYDDFTILVHLKAAVMAAIRNPSLSGGQVNLLQSRSPRAPVDLVTVLDISGSMSGTKLALLKRAMGFLIQNLGCNDRLSVIAFSSNARRLFPLRRMSDIGQQQALRAVNSVIANGGTNIAEGLRKGAKVMEDRTEKNPVSSIILLSDGQDTVNGVRPNSSYPNYGSLVPISIRSGDNREFQIPVHTFGFGTDHDASLMHSISEISGGTFSFIETETMIQDALAQCIGGLLSVVVQELQVCVECMNPNLCLSSLKAGSYRSHVSADGKTGLIDVGDLYADEERDFLVSVKVPAESSQCETSLLKVKCVYSDPLTKEMTSTESGVVRIQRPKIAGQEEVSIEVDRQRNRFRAADAMVETRTAAEQGDLAGAVSILENCQRVLSETVSAKSRDRLWVALDAELKEMEERMVSRHVYEVSGRAYILSGLSSHSWQRATTRGDSTDGSSLVQAYQTPSMVEMLTQSQAFLLSSPSTQGLLQSLWSQPKPR; encoded by the exons atGGGTAGTAAATGGAGGAGAGTTAAGTTGAGTTTAGGCTTGAATCTTTGTGCTTATTTACCAAGAACTACagatggtgatgatgatggtgattatcATCCACTTCCTTCTAGTGAAAGATTATCTGATGCTGCTTTGTTACCTCCCTCAAACTGGGAAAATATGGTTCGTTGTAGGACAACAACTCCTTTGCCTTCTTCTCATTGTTTAAGGTTGCCTAAAAGTTTGTCTAAAAGTTCAAGCAAATCATCTAAG CAAACATGTTCGATATGTTTGATGAAGATGAAACAAGGAGATGGACATGCTATATTCACTGCAGAGTGCTCACATTCGTTCCACTTCCATTGCGTTGCTTCGCATGACAATCAAGTCTGTCCGGTTTGTCGATCGAAATGGAAAGAAATCCCGATCCGGAGCCCCGGTTTGGATCCTGGAGGATGGTCACGAAACGATGCTTTGATGGATGTAGCCCACCGGTTGCCTGTACCTCAACGTAATTTAAATCAATGGCACATTCGAGGTCCCGAGCCAGGTGTTTTCAACGATGATGAATCCTTGGATCATCTACCTGTGATTGCTGAAAGTAACAATACCTTGGATAACACGTCTGATACAACAATAAAGATCGAAACGTATCCAGAGGTTTCAACCGCACCGAGGTCCCATTCTTATGATGATTTCACAATTCTTGTTCATCTTAAGGCTGCTGTCATGGCTGCAATTCGAAATCCTAGTCTGAGTGGAGGTCAGGTTAACTTGTTGCAATCTCGAAGTCCTCGTGCTCCAGTTGACCTTGTAACGGTGCTTGATATTAGTGGTAGCATGTCCGGTACTAAGCTTGCGTTACTAAAACGAGCAATGGGATTTCTCATACAAAACCTCGGTTGCAATGATAGACTCTCGGTCATTGCCTTCTCCTCAAATGCTCGCCGCCTCTTTCCACTCCGTCGGATGTCTGACATAGGGCAGCAGCAGGCACTTCGAGCTGTTAATTCTGTGATTGCAAATGGTGGTACCAACATTGCAGAAGGTCTAAGAAAAGGTGCCAAGGTAATGGAAGATCGGACTGAAAAGAATCCAGTTTCCAGCATTATACTTTTGTCTGATGGGCAGGATACAGTCAATGGCGTGCGTCCGAACTCGTCTTACCCCAACTATGGGTCGCTCGTTCCCATTTCTATACGCAGTGGTGACAACAGAGAATTTCAGATTCCAGTCCACACTTTCGGTTTTGGTACAGATCATGATGCTTCATTGATGCATTCGATTTCGGAGATCTCTGGAGGGACGTTTTCTTTTATAGAAACTGAAACTATGATCCAAGATGCACTTGCACAATGCATCGGAGGTCTTTTAAGCGTTGTGGTTCAAGAGCTACAAGTGTGTGTAGAGTGCATGAATCCGAATCTCTGCCTGAGTTCACTTAAAGCTGGAAGTTATCGAAGCCATGTTTCAGCTGATGGAAAAACCGGATTGATCGATGTTGGGGATCTCTATGCCGACGAAGAGAGGGATTTCTTGGTATCGGTTAAAGTACCAGCTGAGTCCTCTCAATGTGAAACATCATTACtaaaggtgaaatgtgtttatagtGATCCTTTAACGAAAGAAATGACATCTACGGAGAGTGGTGTCGTCCGGATTCAAAGACCTAAAATAGCCGGGCAAGAAGAAGTGTCAATCGAAGTAGATAGGCAACGCAATAGGTTCCGAGCAGCAGATGCAATGGTGGAGACAAGAACCGCAGCCGAGCAAGGAGATCTTGCCGGTGCTGTTTCAATCCTCGAAAATTGCCAAAGGGTATTGTCCGAGACTGTTTCCGCCAAATCTCGGGACCGACTTTGGGTTGCATTGGATGCGGAGCTCAAGGAGATGGAAGAAAGAATGGTAAGTAGGCATGTATACGAGGTATCTGGGAGAGCATATATTCTTTCGGGACTGAGCTCGCACTCATGGCAAAGAGCCACCACGAGAGGCGACTCCACCGATGGTTCAAGCTTGGTTCAGGCATATCAAACGCCATCAATGGTTGAAATGCTAACTCAATCTCAGGCATTTTTATTGAGTAGTCCATCAACACAAGGGCTTCTTCAATCACTATGGTCACAACCAAAGCCAAGGTAA
- the LOC121207717 gene encoding BTB/POZ domain-containing protein At5g03250, translated as MASMTMKLGSKSEVFHRDGQTWLCSTGLPSDLVVEVGEMAFHLHKFPLLSRSQVIENRINDYSSEDDEKCVLQFHDLPGGAKTFLLVAKFCYGIRLELTALNIVGIRCAAEYLQMTEDRGDGNLIMLSESFLNEMFGHWTDTIKALETCKEFLPYSEELHIFSRCIDSLAMKACADTNLFSWPLPENGIAQCPEGNHVLWNGICSTAKPQPLSEDWWYEDASLLRLSSYKRLILAVESRGMKPERIAGSVVHYAKRHLSLLCRQSSFQGRDHAAPRSLVSHPSDADQRNLLEEIVALVPTQKGATPTNFLLRLLRTSMVLQARPSCQDKLEKQIGAQLDQAALEDLLIPNVGYSMETLYDIDCVQRILDHFARVDNEPLDPSNYIIDEGQLMGGSHPLTPMTMVATLVDGYLAEVAPDVNLKLPKFQSLAAVIPDYARPLNDGIYRAIDIYLKAHPWLTDSEREQICSLMNCQKLSLEASTHATQNERLPLRVIVQVLFFEQLRLRTSIAGWLFVTDNLENSQNPNGNLDNAGNNTRVGAVRDHLVEADDIMERVSVLEKECSGMKEELEKLVKAKRGWNLFLKKLGFRSKSKSIDPKKVKSCLLIQKNQSP; from the exons ATGGCAAGCATGACCATGAAGTTGGGATCGAAATCAGAAGTCTTTCACCGTGACGGCCAAACCTG GTTGTGCTCGACCGGTCTTCCGAGCGATCTTGTTGTCGAAGTAGGAGAAATGGCCTTCCATCTTCACAAG TTTCCTTTGCTGTCAAGAAGCCAAGTAATTGAGAATCGAATTAACGATTATTCCAGTGAGGATGACGAAAAGTGTGTCCTGCAATTTCATGACTTACCTGGTGGAGCCAAGACCTTTTTGCTTGTAGCCAAATTCTGCTATGGCATTAGATTAGAGCTCACTGCGCTGAATATAGTAGGTATTCGTTGTGCTGCCGAGTATCTTCAAATGACTGAAGATCGCGGGGATGGAAATCTTATAATGCTAAGCGAAAGTTTTCTGAACGAAATGTTTGGTCATTGGACGGACACGATCAAAGCTCTTGAAACCTGCAAAGAGTTTCTACCGTATTCAGAAGAGCTTCATATTTTTTCGCGATGCATTGATTCCTTGGCAATGAAAGCTTGTGCTGATACGAATTTGTTTAGTTGGCCTCTGCCGGAAAACGGCATCGCACAATGTCCTGAAGGCAATCATGTCTTATGGAATGGAATATGTTCGACAGCCAAACCACAACCATTGAGTGAGGATTGGTGGTATGAAGATGCGTCCTTGCTTAGATTATCGTCGTATAAAAGGTTGATTCTAGCTGTCGAATCAAGAGGCATGAAGCCAGAGAGGATTGCCGGTTCCGTTGTCCACTACGCTAAGAGGCATCTTTCGTTGTTGTGTAGGCAATCAAGCTTCCAGGGCCGAGACCATGCAGCCCCTAGATCACTTGTGTCTCACCCATCCGATGCAGATCAAAGGAATCTCCTTGAAGAAATAGTGGCATTGGTACCCACTCAAAAGGGTGCCACCCCAACAAATTTCTTGTTGAGGCTTCTCCGAACATCAATGGTTTTACAGGCGAGGCCATCGTGTCAAGACAAGCTAGAGAAACAGATTGGGGCTCAGCTGGATCAAGCTGCTTTGGAAGATCTTCTGATACCGAATGTCGGGTACTCCATGGAAACCCTTTACGACATTGACTGTGTTCAGCGGATTCTTGATCATTTTGCTCGCGTAGATAACGAGCCGCTCGACCCTTCGAATTATATCATTGATGAGGGGCAGCTTATGGGAGGTTCCCATCCATTGACCCCAATGACAATGGTGGCTACCTTGGTGGATGGATACCTGGCTGAAGTGGCACCTGATGTTAATTTGAAGTTGCCAAAGTTTCAGTCACTTGCTGCTGTTATTCCCGATTATGCCAGACCATTAAACGACGGAATTTATCGTGCAATCGACATATACCTTAAG GCACATCCATGGCTGACAGATTCCGAGAGGGAACAAATATGCAGCCTTATGAACTGCCAGAAGCTCTCATTGGAAGCCAGTACTCACGCAACCCAGAACGAGAGGCTACCACTCCGAGTCATTGTCCAAGTCCTATTTTTTGAACAACTTCGGCTTCGCACATCCATTGCCGGTTGGTTATTTGTCACGGACAACCTCGAAAACTCACAAAATCCAAATGGGAATCTCGATAACGCTGGAAACAACACACGTGTTGGAGCTGTTCGAGACCATTTGGTGGAGGCTGATGACATAATGGAGCGGGTTTCGGTACTTGAGAAAGAATGCTCGGGCATGAAGGAAGAACTTGAAAAGTTGGTGAAAGCAAAGCGTGGTTGGAACCTTTTCTTGAAAAAATTGGGGTTTCGATCGAAGTCTAAGTCCATTGATCCGAAAAAGGTAAAAAGCTGCCTTCtgattcaaaaaaatcaaagccCCTAG
- the LOC121207719 gene encoding dolichyl-diphosphooligosaccharide--protein glycosyltransferase subunit 1B isoform X2, translating to MEAWIRARVTLALTLFALLFFVSRSSPPRQFVISNAERRIDLSSHIINVHLTLKVENTGTRPASEVVLALTPTEVDHLAMVDALAIKGKRKKTTSVHLEVKPTELPDAPPIDAKYFTIYLADPLNSGESTTLEVLYVFMHFLEPFPAEIAQSESQLVFYHDTALILSPYHIKQQTTFIKTPSTKVESFIRVEPTNRVGTEIKYGPYEDCPPYSISPIHVHFENNSPFAVVEELVQEIEISHWGNIQVTEHYTLVHAGARHKGVFSRVDYQSRQFSNGASSFRYLLARLPARVHSVYYRDEIGNISSSHLRTNSLKSELEIEPRYPLFGGWKATFVIGYGLPLQDFLFESSDDKRYLNFTFGCPLIGMVVDKLTIKVVLPEGSTDPSPVVPFPVEHRLEL from the exons ATGGAGGCTTGGATCAGAGCTAGAGTAACCTTAGCTCTCACTTTATTCGCTCTTTTATTCTTCGTCTCCAGATCTTCTCCTCCACGTCAATTTGTAATCTCCAACGCCGAGCGTAGA ATTGACTTGAGCTCCCACATTATTAATGTTCACTTGACTTTGAAG GTCGAGAATACTGGTACTAGACCTGCTTCAGAAGTTGTTCTTGCTTTGACCCCCACTGAAGTTGACCATCTAGCAATGGTTGATGCATTAGCAATTAAAGGAAAGCGGAAGAAGACTACTTCAGTTCATCTTGAAGTAAAACCAACTGAACTGCCTGATGCACCACCTATTGACGctaaatattttactatttatttggcTGATCCATTAAATTCAGGAGAAAGCACAACGCTGGAAGTGTTGTACGTGTTCATGCACTTCCTAGAGCCTTTTCCAGCAGAGATAGCCCAATCAGAATCTCAGTTAGTATTTTATCATGATACTGCATTAATATTGTCGCCGTATCATATTAAGCAACAAACAACTTTTATTAAGACACCAAGTACCAAGGTCGAATCGTTCATAAGGGTGGAACCTACAAACCGTGTCGGCACTGAAATAAAGTATGGGCCATATGAGGACTGTCCTCCATACTCTATTTCTCCAATTCATGTACACTTTGAGAATAATAGCCCATTTGCTGTCGTTGAAGAGCTTGTTCAGGAAATCGAAATATCACATTGGGGCAACATTCAGGTCACAGAGCATTACACGTTAGTTCATGCAGGTGCCCGGCACAAAGGTGTTTTTTCAAG GGTTGATTACCAATCAAGGCAATTTTCTAATGGTGCATCTTCATTTAGATACCTTCTGGCAAGATTACCAGCTAGGGTTCATTCTGTCTACTACCGGGATGAAATAGGAAACATCTCATCCTCACATCTGCGTACAAATTCTTTGAAG TCGGAGCTGGAAATTGAGCCACGTTATCCTTTATTTGGAGGTTGGAAAGCAACTTTTGTTATTGGTTATGGGCTACCATTACAAGATTTTCTTTTCGAGTCATCTGATGACAAGCGTTACCTTAACTTTACCTTTGGATGCCCCCTTATTGGGATGGTGGTTGACAAGTTAACCATAAAA GTTGTGCTACCCGAGGGGTCAACAGACCCTTCCCCCGTGGTTCCCTTCCCTGTGGAGCATCGCCTTGAG CTTTGA
- the LOC121207719 gene encoding dolichyl-diphosphooligosaccharide--protein glycosyltransferase subunit 1B isoform X1 translates to MEAWIRARVTLALTLFALLFFVSRSSPPRQFVISNAERRIDLSSHIINVHLTLKVENTGTRPASEVVLALTPTEVDHLAMVDALAIKGKRKKTTSVHLEVKPTELPDAPPIDAKYFTIYLADPLNSGESTTLEVLYVFMHFLEPFPAEIAQSESQLVFYHDTALILSPYHIKQQTTFIKTPSTKVESFIRVEPTNRVGTEIKYGPYEDCPPYSISPIHVHFENNSPFAVVEELVQEIEISHWGNIQVTEHYTLVHAGARHKGVFSRVDYQSRQFSNGASSFRYLLARLPARVHSVYYRDEIGNISSSHLRTNSLKSELEIEPRYPLFGGWKATFVIGYGLPLQDFLFESSDDKRYLNFTFGCPLIGMVVDKLTIKVVLPEGSTDPSPVVPFPVEHRLEAKYSSLDVIGRTVVVLEKKNFVPMHNSHFQVYYTFNPIFMLAEPLMLASAFFMFFVACVAYIHIDLSIRK, encoded by the exons ATGGAGGCTTGGATCAGAGCTAGAGTAACCTTAGCTCTCACTTTATTCGCTCTTTTATTCTTCGTCTCCAGATCTTCTCCTCCACGTCAATTTGTAATCTCCAACGCCGAGCGTAGA ATTGACTTGAGCTCCCACATTATTAATGTTCACTTGACTTTGAAG GTCGAGAATACTGGTACTAGACCTGCTTCAGAAGTTGTTCTTGCTTTGACCCCCACTGAAGTTGACCATCTAGCAATGGTTGATGCATTAGCAATTAAAGGAAAGCGGAAGAAGACTACTTCAGTTCATCTTGAAGTAAAACCAACTGAACTGCCTGATGCACCACCTATTGACGctaaatattttactatttatttggcTGATCCATTAAATTCAGGAGAAAGCACAACGCTGGAAGTGTTGTACGTGTTCATGCACTTCCTAGAGCCTTTTCCAGCAGAGATAGCCCAATCAGAATCTCAGTTAGTATTTTATCATGATACTGCATTAATATTGTCGCCGTATCATATTAAGCAACAAACAACTTTTATTAAGACACCAAGTACCAAGGTCGAATCGTTCATAAGGGTGGAACCTACAAACCGTGTCGGCACTGAAATAAAGTATGGGCCATATGAGGACTGTCCTCCATACTCTATTTCTCCAATTCATGTACACTTTGAGAATAATAGCCCATTTGCTGTCGTTGAAGAGCTTGTTCAGGAAATCGAAATATCACATTGGGGCAACATTCAGGTCACAGAGCATTACACGTTAGTTCATGCAGGTGCCCGGCACAAAGGTGTTTTTTCAAG GGTTGATTACCAATCAAGGCAATTTTCTAATGGTGCATCTTCATTTAGATACCTTCTGGCAAGATTACCAGCTAGGGTTCATTCTGTCTACTACCGGGATGAAATAGGAAACATCTCATCCTCACATCTGCGTACAAATTCTTTGAAG TCGGAGCTGGAAATTGAGCCACGTTATCCTTTATTTGGAGGTTGGAAAGCAACTTTTGTTATTGGTTATGGGCTACCATTACAAGATTTTCTTTTCGAGTCATCTGATGACAAGCGTTACCTTAACTTTACCTTTGGATGCCCCCTTATTGGGATGGTGGTTGACAAGTTAACCATAAAA GTTGTGCTACCCGAGGGGTCAACAGACCCTTCCCCCGTGGTTCCCTTCCCTGTGGAGCATCGCCTTGAG GCTAAATATTCTTCTCTTGATGTTATTGGAAGGACTGTGGTGgtcttggaaaagaaaaattttgttcccATGCATAACTCTCATTTCCag GTTTACTACACCTTCAACCcaatcttcatgcttgccgagcCTCTGATGTTGGCATCCGCATTCTTCATGTTTTTCGTGGCTTGTGTTGCTTACATACACATCGATCTTTCCATACGTAAGTGA